Genomic window (Festucalex cinctus isolate MCC-2025b chromosome 7, RoL_Fcin_1.0, whole genome shotgun sequence):
CTCCAACCACAGGACATCTTGCTTTCTCTCCCAGTGGGGTGATAATACAACATCAGACAGACAGAGGTCAACTTTCTTTCCACACTAAAACAAGACCTTACATGAAGCAATAACATTTTATAAGCTCATGTAGATGATTTTGACAAACTGATTGAGTTTCTCCTGGTGACTGACTCCAGCTGCCGACTGAGGAAACAGGAAGGAGGGTGACGTCTGCGATAAGTCAATGTTGTCTTACGTTCGGGATTAGCGTTCACCCCTTAGGAGAAGGTTAATGGTTCCACAGCAGCGGACCGCATTCCTACCAGGCGGACTTTGACGCAGCCTCACCTGTGTTTGGAGTTGGTGCAGGGTTTTTTGCCATCCCGCCAGGGGAATTTGGGACCCTCGGATAAGGAAGGCGCGAGGTAAACATTGACCCGAACGCTATCGCACGCTTGTCTGCGTCCCATCTTTCACGGCGAGGGGAAAACTGTGCAAACAGCTCCTATGGGTTGATAACTCTTTTACACCGATATTGCCTGTTAATGGCCACTGACCTCCAGGTCTGACTAGTTTTCacacttaactttttttttttaaaatgctacaAATTTAGTTGCCATCACTAAAAGATCATGATCCATGCCTAATACACAAAAAAGGGATTGCATAtacaatatgtatatattttaaaaaatgcaatcaCACAAAGAATACATTATTTTCACTGGTGGGTGTTGCACTTCATGAAGCATGTAGTGTGGACAGCTcaccaaataaaaatgcaaataccTCTCACAGCATCACAAATTCAATTATGTATTGCTAAACAGGATCGAATGCTACTACTAGCTAATGATTTTTTGGCAGCATGGTTTTACAATTCATTAGCAGTCAAACTCAGTGTGGTTATCTAAGTTCGAattgtgacgtcacattgtcaAACTCAAAGATGTaggttaaaatatttttggcaatCAAAGCATTGTCAAAacgttttagtaaaaaaaaaaaaaaaattgaaacggGCCGTAAGTCATGATCGTTGCCACGAACAGCCGCATTGTCGCTAATTTTAGGAGCTGCTCTGCAATGACATCAGGATTTGGATAGGGAGCCCATTTCCGTGTGGTCGCCGTGTTTTCCATGTGAGTGAGCATGCCGCCATGTTGGTAAACATGTGAGACGACAGGACGCACGAGACATCTGCGTGCTAAACTTGGTTGGGAAACAACTTTTGTGTGGACTGTGGTTGCACAAAATCTTATCTGGTGATCTTGAAGTCTCTGTCGCCATCTGCTTGTCAGTTGGTGTATTGCATAGGGATCTTCACTCAAAGCAAAAAGTCACTCATGACATCTATTGTTCAATTTGTCCACAAGGTCCAGTAGAGCACAAGACTTTAGACCGTTTAAACATCTTTATTTTAGGATGCAGAAAACACAAATGAGCAATTTCACATCATCATCTTCTTTTAGTTCAGTTCTTGCAGGAGCCTTCAAAGAATTCATTACAGGCCACGGTGAGCGCCGCCACCAGAACCACAAACTCCTGAAAGTCCAGCTGCTGGTCACCGTTCTCGTCCAGGTCAGTCATGATCTTGTCAACGGCGGCCGCGTCGCTGCAGCCCTGAACAAGAGGTGAGAAAAAtactcaaattaaaaaaaacagcattttgatTCAACACTTGTACTTCTGTGTGAGTAAAAGTGACAAAGTACAGActaaaaagcaaacatttcatTTACAGAGATATCTGAAAAATCTTTCAAGGGAAAGTCAACCTGTTTTAATCAATctcggggcagccattttgccacctgctgtcaactgaaaatgacaagagTTGCTCAGATCTCAGGTAAGCCTGCAAATTGTCACATGACATGACCCAACTCATAACAGGTgatgtgtgattggtcattacctgagcaactgtcatTTTGAGTtgacatgtggcaaaatggccaccctaagatgaattttaaaaaataacatcatTCAAACTTACAGCCATGAAGTCAGTGAGTTCCTCCTGCAGGAGCGTCTTGAGCTCGGCTTTGCTCAGCTTGTGCTTGTCACCCTCTTTTCCCGAGTACGAGTGGAAGATGGTGATGAGGCCCTCGATGGCCTTTTCCAGCTGACGGCTCATTTTGTTAACACGCTCCGGACCTGCAACACACAAATGcgcaatttaaaacaaacaggaagaggATGATGGAGTGGGAGAGAACAGTCACTGCAATCTTCAAGCTTTCAAGATGGGGGGCAGATGTCAAGATATTGCACCTTTTCCACACAACACTGCAATATCATGCAATCAGGTAACAGCAGCACAAGTGTGTGGCGCAGAGCAGAAAAATTGTTTCCAAGTGAGTGTTGGATGTTAATTTTCACACCCTTGTGCCAGCTTTCTGCTTTTGCCTTTCACACGGATGACGTGCTGTGAAACTGCCAGATAGTCTGGCAAGAACAGGCAGAGAAGGTACCCCCTTCCCCAAACTGATTGTTATTCCCACAGAGCAGAGAGACGGCATTCCCATCGTACATGTTGCCACTCCATGCTTGTAAGTAGCAGCTGTTTGACGTTTTATAATTACTGCACCATCTATGCTCTCCGTTTGGCCATCTATTGCGTTTTGtgttattagcattaagctagttgaCTTTTGCTCAACTAAATTACATGTTTTGGTTGAACATTTGTGTTTAGATACACAAAGTTCAATTCACTTCGGTTTTATGTGACCTTTTTAAAGTGTTAAATGGGAGAGACAATTTAAAACAACTAAACAGTTTAAGTCTCATACTTTCTCTTTTTGGAGAATTGTGCAAGTGGGTCTTCACACATTGAAATCCCATTTCTACaagaaatatatttaaaattgttttaataagTTGAAATGTTTATGAAGTCTggaattggataaaaaaaagatttaaagtgatacttcacttattcagCCCATTATaggaataaaaagttaatattttgtttaatttgatactttcattattttttttacatacaatagtacctttaaaaacattttgcaacttactgtcgattgaaaatgacatcacaagggctcgggtaaccaatcacattgtcattttcagtcgacagcaagttgcgaaatgtgtttttaaaaaggtactaattgtacatgaaaaataataaatatcaaatttattatatgcaaaatgtttgactgcaaaaaaatggctaaataggtAACGTATCCCTTTAATCCCCATACCGTGGATTTTCACTTGGAGTGGTGGAGTTATAGGCGGGTTAAGGCAAGTTGTTTCAATTAAATGCTAGAgtgtttgttttaaagtgtACAAGTAACAAAAGTTATAATTTGACTACTAGACTCACAAAATTAAATAGTTTGGTTCAACAGTTTGAAAAAGTAAAGTTATAGTCTCCCTTTCTTCTTACGCAGAGACAACAAAGAATACTTTAAAATGTTTCCATAAGTTAACGCGTTTAAGCGTGGGGGAGGAATATAAACAATGCATATGATGGTTCTATAATCGCAGATGTTCAGTTATCACAGATGGATCTATGGCTAACGCGGGCTCGCTGTATTCCTTTCACACCGCAGGCGCCAGCCAACCAGAACAGCCTCTGAAACTACCTCTGAAGCTGGGAAATTGCCGGCTCGCCATTCACTCCCCCATTCCGTGTCGGTACCTTTCACACAGAATCCAACGAAGTGGAATATTACCGCGACTGCATGCTTTCGCGCAGCAACACAGCATCCTGCAATCAGATAATTAAAATATGATGTAGAAATAATATAAAGTTGCCCAAGCTAATAGGTGTTAAACGAGTTAGTGTTTCTGAACTATACTTAAACATCAAATGTCTCAGTACTCAGCTATTTGTTCCGTTTCACCGCAACATTTCCTACGAGACATTTTTCTCCACTGGTTGGCACCGAGGGACACCCGAGACGCTGCAACGTGGGGGGCGGCAGTGAGGAGTCGTATCACCTCAGAATAAaggaatggaaaaaaagacagcaaagtGACCCCCGTGCTGAGCCGCCTGCACACCCCCTGAAGATTTGAATCCACTTTCAACTTGCTACATATTTCATGAAGGGGCAGGGGTGGGGAAAAAGTACTTTTAGTCCACTACACTTCAGATTTTATTTtcggtatttatttttcccaacaAGTTTACTTTAATCAATTTGAAAGGTATTTTGTTTGTAATATATTTaaggttagttttttttccccccttttgttTTCCATACCTGGATGGGGTTTAGCTCAGCTGATTATGTTGCTAATTGTGAGCTGTAGGCTTGTAAAGCTTTTTGAGACCGATTAAGCATTGTATAAATCTTGACTGTGGgaacatgttttgatagcataattaagctaatgctagctggCTGTATTTGTTGCCCTCACAAAGTGTGAGTACTTGGTCCACTTCTGATGTGGAGTGAGGAGAGTCTCAAAACAAGGTCTGTAAAAACCTTCAAGATcagccattttttaaaattgatgtACATAAATATAAGCCACTTTCAGTCTTTAAATTCTGAATATTTTCCACTCTTGTCTGTAAAAGGCAACACAGAAGAGGGCTGATGAAGTTGACAcattttttggaggatgtaccAGAGGCAAAAGCAGAACCCTGACAACCTTTGTCCAAGGTATTTCATGACACTCACTTTGTTGCACTGAAGGCAATTCTAGCACGACGCCAGACTTGCGTGGACATGATAGAATTATCCGAGGCTTCATGTGGTTCTGTGAGAAAGTGTAGGTAGAACAAACGCAGACTCTTCTCTTTTAGTGTCTAATGTAGCCATTTTGGGCACGTCTATGCATGAGAGGGGTTTAGATTCCTCTTAAAATCTAAACTGAATTGAAAAACACTTCCTCCTTTTGATCCTGCACAAACTAGAAAAAAAGAATTGCAATGCAAGTTGTAAATAAGGATTTTCAGGATTGTAAAGGTGTTTGCAGAAAGCATAAGAACAGACCTTTTCCACTTAACACAAGCAACTCAAATGAAACCAACCTTGACAGGCAGAAAAATGGATGACAATTCCTATATGGCGTTTAAGCATATAAATGccatgttttcacatttttgaaaaatgcgtGTCCTCCTAGCCCCGACACAAATATTTTCCACCTCACACAAGTTGTCACTTCATTTGGTGGCTTTGAATTCTTCTTAAACACACACCAGTCCAAATGAAACAAATCCACCCTCTGAAATtgtcttattttgtcatatttcaTGAATAAAAAGAGACACGAACTCACCTGACCACGAAGGTATCAAACTCAAGTGTGTCCAGCTGGCATTTTATCACCTGTGAGCTCTTCTCACCTGCACCTGATTGATTAATCTTCTGAGTTACAACGGCGACCCCTTTGGCCACTGGCGGTATGACAGCAACGCAGCATAGACGAATACTACTGAGCGTTTTCACAAGATTGGTAACGCTCAAACGTGAGAAAgtaagattttcttttttctttcttttttttcaatgtgaGCATCAAGAGTACAagcattgagagagagagagaaaatgatAGATTTCTTTTTAATTGATTGACTAAAACTCCACCTCAGCTATGCTATAGTTAGCATTAATAATATAGCCGACTTTAAAAATTCAGCTACCATCAAGCTTCGTTAATTTTTACACTTCTTGTTAAATGTTGGCGCACACCACTGTGTATCTGTTAATTGATACAGGATGTGTATAACATTGCAAAGATTATTTGATTTACTTGGCACCAGAATTATCAAAGACAAGCCATGTATATATGATAAACATTAAGACAATTATTTTAGGTTTGACGTTTTTGTTAAATCCAAGTGTCAAACTTTCACAAGTTCCAGGAGGTTGTTGTCATTGGTTATGCTTGCTAACCACAGAAATTGACgttacaaaggtttttttttttttttagttattaattCTAAAGTTTGATTAGAAAATTTGGCATTCACAAGGATAAAAACTAGTTTCGAGACTGAACAAATCATCCAAGAGTTATTAAGAATGAATATAAGAGCCAGTTGTAGATAAAATTCATGAAATAGTTTTGGAACAGAAAATTTGGACCATCGTGCTGGCTGGAGAGCAAGCAAACAGGCCAGCGCTCGGGCCAAAATATGAGTGGATAAaccacaaaatatatatatataattcagaTGATCATAGGGATTTAAAGGTATATTTTACTCACCTTTAGTGTCTTTGAGGGTCATTTGTCAACTCCCAGTTTTGGCAAATGTGTGAGATTTGTAGTTTATGTGGTCAATGTGAAAAATTTGAAATTACACATctgatttaaatttaaaatcatTTGAGCGAGAATGAGTGCTATCAGAATGCAAAATTATATTTGTGCCACTCATATGAATAACAAAATTGCTCAagacacatttttattaaagaagatatttaaaaaaataacaaatgaccAGCATTGtacaaatattaataaatgttcctcCGACTCACAATGCTGATTGACTGACCGATTAATCACTTTCATCCTAATTAAACAGTAAAGCCACTAGAGCATTTATTCGTACTTGATTTCAAGGATATATTTATTGAATGTTACTTTActgggcagtattgtgacccgtttggggctttttgatggttctgaccaggcctttaaaaaaataaatactgccgACGGGTTCATATCCTGCGTAAGGTCCATGTATTAGTATTTTGTTTGCTACTAGTATTACTAGTGAAGTACTAAAAATGCAGCACTTGAATAGTCACCTAGGACACTGTTTTACCTAACTAGTACCATTTAGTTAATAACAGGATGTCCTATTAATCAATCCTAATTGGATGTCAAAGTTGTCCTGCTCATGTGCACAATAGCATACAGGAgtagaaaaaaacattactacGGTCATTTTGCTGAGTGTGCTGACTTGTTTCACTCGTGATGGCAAAGTGTACCATTACATGGACCTTAAGTTGGAAATCAAGTAGATCACATGAATGCTCAAACAGCTTTCCATATTGGCGGCTTCAACCAAGTGCACAGCGGGGGTCGAATCCTTTCAGCGTCCGGGTATCGTGTTCACCTGGCTCCTTTTGTGTCCAGACGTTTAGGTTTACCGAGGGCCTCACGCCACAACAggtatttttcttcctttgaACATTTCATCTATAACATTCTCCACTTCTCCATCAGGATCATCCACTTCCGGCCTCCCGCCCTCGGTCAGCGAGTGAGCCCCCACGGACGAGTTCCTGCTCCGGATGCTATGCCTGCTGGGTTTGCCCAAGACGCTCCTTAGCTGGGCCCAGAAGAAGGCCTGCTGGTTGGCCTGCTGAGGCCACTCCAGGTACGTCTTGGTGCTCAGCATCTTCTTCAGCTTGCAGTACTTGCTGGGCAAGGAGCCCGGGTCGATGGGCTCCTTCACCACCAGGATGACGTCGCTGAACGTTTTGCCCATGGCTCGCTGCTGAGCAAAGTACAGCTCGTAGTTGCACCACTCGCTGTTGACAAAGTGTCGCGACAGCACGAATATGATCTGCGCAGAGAAACgagcaaaaattaaaaacgggtcataattaggggtgtcaagcgATTACTAATTGTTATCGTAATTCATCGCATGACtgcaatagttaactcacgattaactcattcactcccagccattttcactcaagcAATCCCCTTTGCTcttgctgttttattggattttgactgattttgtaaggtccatagaatattgtgttcttttgctataaaaaaaaacaaaaaaaacatggaacccaccaaaagaaagataagagtAATTTCTTcaggaaaaataatatttctgTTTCTGaactgcagtaattagcattagaatatagctaaggttcatcatgattcacaaatctgtttagaactgttgggaaatcagcttgtttgcaacatggccctggttgatctcatatactctgctgccacctgctggccgtttttgtaataactaccattgctttctcTGCAGTTCTGAGGCTGtatcaaatccttctgtatgctccagcataaacaaacgtgaaaaatgtataaatacgtctttgggacacttaaaacatttaaaacagaacgtatttatacgtttttgggagcaaatcagttcatcacaaatttgatatctgttgtacaataaaatctacaatgaatttttttgaagttttCATATTCCtgtttaacataaaagtgggaaaatgtttaatagaaatacggctgcatcttttagtctttGATAGTCATTTCATAGTAatccataaaattgagttaaaattaaaaagatatactgtgctgtaaaaaacgagtgtgatattgatttgtgttgaggtcatttttctgccactagatggcataattgaatttgtcagacattggtgacagctcagtgcatttttcgcttcatattaagagctaatctttaacatgaagtaactaatttttttttaaattgtaaaatacaacttgaccccagtctccacaaatctatgcattattattacatgtattactgctaaattttgactgctaagttgcgactggaattcccccactaTACACAATAGGCTTTCCAGTAAGGGGCGGACATTAatcgcacgttaaaaaaaatgagtggcgataaaggaactttaaattaactcaaaattaacatactaattttgacacccctagcaTAATCCATGACGCTTTGTTTAGCAGACATattatgaaatatttcactTAACAAATACCGTTTTCTTAAGTTTAATTATATCTGTGAGCAGATTTTTACTTCCAAAATGAAATCATTGCTTATCATTCTGAAAGCGTCGATTATCAGGATGAACTGGACTGGAATGCTTGGTTGGAACTTTACCAATGAAAACTTGATGATTGAGGTACTTggagatgtgtgtgtgcgcgtgttttcTTAGGACTTTGTTTTGGGATAAAGAACATAATCTTACACTAACATTGCAAACACCAAAAAGCGATGGTCGTGTTTTCAGAGCACCACATCTTTCATCATCTCAAACTTCCAAGCTGGTACTGCTTTGAGGACAGACAAAGTCACTTCCCCAAAAATAGTTTCGATATTACCAATTTCTCACACAGCGAAGGGCATCAATGTTTGGCTTGCGCAACCGCACTGCATTACCTTGTGACTGCTCTCAATGTTCTCGATGATGTTGTCAATGATCCAACGTCCCGGCATGAAGTCCCTCTCGTGTATGCACAGTCGGTACGGGTTCCGGTTGTTCTCCAGACACGGCAGCAGTTGGTCCCTCACCCAGTCGGCGTCCCAGTGGCTGTAAGATATGAAGGCGTGATAGGCGAAAGGTCCGGCTTCTCCGGCAGCTCGCTCCTTGTGCGCTCTGTATTTGGCCCTGATGATCTGGTAGGTGGCCTTGGTGTACCACGGCAGGTCGAAAATGTAGCAGATGAGCATCAGGATGAGGATGACCGCCGTGGTGGTAGCGacgctgatgatgatgaccaaTCTGACGTCGCACGCCACCTTGCTGGGCAAGTACTTGGACACGCCGGTGTTGAGAAAGGGTTCTGGGTGGTAGCACTTGTAGTTCCAAGGCCAGTCCGTTAGGTTGATACGCTTCTTGTTCTTGGTGTCCTCAATAAAGGCGTGAAGATCACAGGTACAGTGGTATGGGTTATTCCCAGCCCTCAGGTG
Coding sequences:
- the tlr18 gene encoding toll-like receptor 18, translating into MLWTFIILSAAFNRGYAFPTQSPTTPTSGMAEAPCRFSNAGRTANCLGGQLESVPWRYFPSTLEDIDLSYNKLQVISSEDFRRLPRLRVLKLQYNNISRIDDDAFRNNILLEDLNIFNNSLPEIPASVLTSLSNLKYLYMSNNLYKRATLSEGFSKLTKLRVLSMGGPLVTGLKREDFQPLKNIKLQGFAIKCSSNLSYYEPGSLRIIQTQQMGFDMAIDQRPGTLLHMLQDLANKTFSGIQFRNLFEFMYYVGDEDIFQGLADITAYQLVFHRGKFNENLLRMALINLQVAPIKRVRFQYIDFARSPKFTDSGAKSSITDLKLEKLDLWYISNPDILRFDWRFTWFNKVKQLSIGYVYFNSVPCDAWLEMGGVEILDVSNNRLQDDYIFNQLCDYRGSMSSLHTFNVSTNELSSLRDLSALTRQFRRLQVMDLSHNQLGSAESSRGCVWHENITRFIAHHNQFTTEALACLPTTVQFLDLSSCNLDQLNVTYFEKAVNLKELLLSDNKIKFIPSRWVSPSLLSLTLDGNSFGLISTESFQHMPGLTHLRAGNNPYHCTCDLHAFIEDTKNKKRINLTDWPWNYKCYHPEPFLNTGVSKYLPSKVACDVRLVIIISVATTTAVILILMLICYIFDLPWYTKATYQIIRAKYRAHKERAAGEAGPFAYHAFISYSHWDADWVRDQLLPCLENNRNPYRLCIHERDFMPGRWIIDNIIENIESSHKIIFVLSRHFVNSEWCNYELYFAQQRAMGKTFSDVILVVKEPIDPGSLPSKYCKLKKMLSTKTYLEWPQQANQQAFFWAQLRSVLGKPSRHSIRSRNSSVGAHSLTEGGRPEVDDPDGEVENVIDEMFKGRKIPVVASIRLCCVAVIPPVAKGVAVVTQKINQSGAGEKSSQVIKCQLDTLEFDTFVVSKLKVDSNLQGVCRRLSTGVTLLSFFPFLYSEVIRLLTAAPHVAASRVSLGANQWRKMSRRKCCGETEQIAEMLCCCAKACSRGPERVNKMSRQLEKAIEGLITIFHSYSGKEGDKHKLSKAELKTLLQEELTDFMAGCSDAAAVDKIMTDLDENGDQQLDFQEFVVLVAALTVACNEFFEGSCKN